From Thalassoglobus sp. JC818, one genomic window encodes:
- a CDS encoding formylglycine-generating enzyme family protein: protein MLTVRLDQCIWQAAVGVIVMSIVMPTMAADPDPNDPYLRDPNSVASAEEEMKPYVQKLRDTEISFEMVPIPGGEFLMGSPEGEENRESDEGPQHKVKVAPFWMGKHEVTWDEYDTWRLNLDIQRRELFGREADDVDKKADGVTRPTKEYTDMTFGMGHDGFPAICMTQLAAKMYCAWLTERTGQYYRLPTEAEWEYACRAGSTTAYSFGDDPADLDEYGWYYDNSDEAYHKVGQKKPNAWGLYDMHGNVAEWCLDQYQEDFYSQFNPNSVAANPYLPPSSLYPRVTRGGSWFDDPEWLRSAKRIPSSEDWKIQDPQLPQSMWYHTDADFVGFRVVRPLTPPTDEEIQEKVLYPDIPDELRK from the coding sequence ATGTTGACAGTACGCCTTGACCAGTGCATCTGGCAAGCCGCAGTTGGCGTGATCGTGATGTCGATTGTCATGCCAACCATGGCTGCCGACCCCGATCCGAACGATCCTTATCTCCGCGATCCCAACAGCGTCGCTTCCGCAGAAGAGGAGATGAAGCCGTACGTCCAAAAGCTGCGTGATACGGAAATCTCGTTCGAGATGGTTCCCATCCCCGGTGGCGAATTCCTGATGGGAAGTCCGGAAGGCGAAGAGAATCGCGAGTCGGATGAAGGCCCGCAACACAAGGTCAAGGTCGCTCCATTCTGGATGGGCAAACACGAAGTCACTTGGGATGAGTACGACACCTGGCGGCTCAATCTCGACATCCAGCGACGTGAACTCTTCGGGCGTGAAGCAGACGATGTCGACAAAAAAGCCGACGGAGTGACTCGTCCGACCAAAGAGTACACCGACATGACTTTCGGAATGGGTCACGACGGCTTCCCAGCCATCTGCATGACCCAACTCGCAGCCAAAATGTACTGTGCATGGCTGACAGAAAGAACCGGTCAATACTATCGGCTCCCCACCGAAGCTGAGTGGGAATACGCTTGCCGAGCCGGTTCAACGACGGCCTACTCCTTCGGAGACGATCCCGCAGACCTCGATGAATACGGCTGGTACTACGACAACTCCGACGAAGCCTATCACAAGGTCGGACAGAAAAAGCCGAATGCATGGGGCCTGTACGACATGCACGGCAACGTCGCTGAATGGTGCCTCGATCAGTATCAAGAGGATTTCTATTCCCAGTTCAACCCGAACTCTGTCGCAGCGAATCCTTACCTTCCACCAAGCAGCCTGTACCCTCGCGTCACACGCGGTGGGTCATGGTTCGATGACCCGGAATGGTTGCGAAGCGCGAAACGAATTCCGTCGAGCGAAGACTGGAAGATCCAAGACCCACAGCTTCCTCAAAGTATGTGGTATCACACCGACGCCGATTTCGTTGGATTCCGTGTGGTCCGACCGTTGACTCCTCCGACTGACGAAGAGATTCAGGAAAAGGTTCTGTACCCGGACATTCCTGATGAGTTGCGAAAGTAA
- a CDS encoding Gfo/Idh/MocA family oxidoreductase has translation MEKIRVGIIGAGGIAAKLHLPELAEIAEVEIAVLGGRKESRLKRLSELFKVPRTTNSYDEILADKSIDAVVIALPHPLHVSYGLTALAEGKHVFMQKPLSTSFEEADQFVEAVDSSDRIVFALPYVSKPHVLAARKMVEEGNLGVVSSATARFSHGGPEVYYATIQQILQEEPENELWFFDAEHAEVGALFDMGVYAIAHLVAILGSVKSVTCRMATLHKPTQLEDTATAILEFENGALGTAETGWCDGARTCGFSIHGSEAKVVNPSLTGDLLHLRPSSMVDEDAPLIESKLDLSSFPDISGHQHWINCIQEGCQPPISNVHFARHVTEILLKCLESAHRRCVVDVQSRLK, from the coding sequence ATGGAGAAAATCAGAGTCGGCATCATTGGGGCTGGTGGCATTGCGGCGAAGCTGCATCTCCCCGAACTGGCAGAAATTGCCGAAGTGGAAATTGCGGTTCTGGGAGGCCGGAAAGAGAGCCGTCTCAAAAGACTGAGTGAGCTTTTCAAAGTTCCGCGCACGACCAACTCCTACGATGAGATTTTGGCTGACAAGAGTATTGATGCAGTCGTCATCGCGCTCCCGCATCCGCTCCATGTGAGCTATGGATTGACTGCTCTCGCGGAAGGCAAGCACGTCTTCATGCAGAAGCCGCTGAGTACTTCTTTTGAAGAAGCCGATCAGTTCGTAGAAGCGGTGGATTCGTCGGACCGGATCGTCTTTGCGCTTCCTTACGTCTCAAAGCCGCATGTTTTAGCTGCTCGAAAAATGGTCGAGGAGGGGAATCTGGGAGTCGTTTCATCAGCGACGGCTCGATTCAGTCACGGTGGACCTGAAGTCTACTACGCAACAATTCAGCAGATCCTCCAGGAAGAACCGGAAAACGAGTTGTGGTTCTTCGATGCTGAACATGCTGAGGTCGGAGCACTCTTTGACATGGGCGTATATGCGATTGCCCATCTGGTTGCGATTTTGGGGTCTGTGAAATCGGTGACTTGCCGGATGGCGACGCTTCACAAGCCGACTCAACTGGAAGATACAGCGACGGCTATTCTGGAGTTTGAAAACGGCGCTCTCGGGACAGCAGAAACCGGCTGGTGCGATGGAGCGAGGACTTGCGGTTTCTCAATCCATGGATCGGAAGCGAAAGTGGTGAATCCAAGTCTCACGGGTGATTTGCTTCACTTGCGTCCAAGTTCAATGGTTGATGAAGACGCCCCGTTGATCGAATCGAAGTTGGATTTGTCTTCGTTTCCCGACATCAGCGGTCATCAACACTGGATCAATTGCATCCAAGAAGGATGTCAGCCTCCGATTAGCAACGTCCACTTTGCCCGCCACGTTACGGAGATTCTGTTGAAGTGTCTGGAGTCTGCCCACCGCCGATGCGTCGTCGATGTTCAATCACGGCTGAAATGA
- a CDS encoding carboxymuconolactone decarboxylase family protein: protein MSAFLSPINPENASEDAAKLLDRVRDMLDGEELPEPFLVYAHVEPFLKDFYMNFKKFVYSDGAIDAKTRSAIALAVAAHAKSKAWGDYFRSRCSKLGFSDQQIAEILAVASTNYMYNTFFKFRDISGTDLFDGMGVGLRAHTFSNTSLGDDLVELINVAISDLNACQPCTAGHVEKAKKLGLSGDQILGSIQCAATVYAGAQFLNSVQ, encoded by the coding sequence ATGTCGGCTTTTCTTTCACCGATTAATCCTGAGAATGCGTCTGAAGACGCAGCAAAACTTCTGGACCGAGTCCGAGATATGCTCGACGGAGAAGAACTTCCCGAGCCATTTCTCGTCTACGCGCACGTCGAGCCGTTCCTGAAAGACTTCTACATGAACTTCAAGAAGTTCGTGTACTCGGACGGAGCGATTGATGCCAAGACGCGATCGGCAATCGCATTGGCTGTTGCTGCTCACGCCAAATCGAAGGCTTGGGGAGACTACTTTCGGTCACGCTGTTCGAAGCTTGGATTCAGCGATCAGCAGATCGCAGAGATTCTGGCTGTTGCGTCGACCAACTACATGTACAACACCTTCTTCAAGTTTCGCGACATCAGCGGAACCGATCTGTTCGACGGAATGGGAGTCGGTCTTCGAGCCCATACCTTCTCCAACACTTCGCTGGGTGATGACCTTGTCGAATTGATCAATGTTGCGATCAGCGACTTGAACGCCTGCCAGCCATGCACAGCTGGGCATGTTGAAAAAGCCAAGAAGCTCGGCCTGAGCGGCGATCAGATTCTGGGGTCCATTCAGTGCGCCGCAACTGTTTACGCGGGCGCACAATTCTTGAACTCTGTGCAGTAG
- a CDS encoding peroxiredoxin has protein sequence MSAQVGQPAPDFKVQAYDRTKDGSDAQFGDLSLADFKGKWVCLFFYPLDFTFVCPTELVSFNDNLGEFEDRECAVLTASTDSVYSHKGWCDSHDDLAKLKYPMLADTTHQLSRDYGVLKEDAGIAYRGIFLIDPNGVVRWSAIHDLSVGRNVDEVLRVLDALQTDKLCPCNWKKGEETLS, from the coding sequence ATGAGTGCACAAGTCGGTCAACCCGCTCCAGATTTCAAAGTCCAGGCTTACGATCGCACCAAAGATGGTTCGGACGCGCAGTTCGGAGATCTTTCACTGGCAGACTTCAAAGGCAAGTGGGTTTGTCTCTTCTTCTATCCACTCGATTTCACCTTTGTCTGTCCAACGGAACTCGTTTCGTTCAACGACAACCTCGGCGAGTTTGAAGATCGCGAATGTGCCGTTCTGACTGCCAGCACCGACAGCGTTTACTCGCACAAAGGCTGGTGTGACAGCCACGACGACCTGGCGAAGCTGAAGTACCCAATGCTCGCTGATACAACTCATCAGCTTTCACGTGATTACGGCGTTCTCAAAGAAGATGCCGGAATCGCTTATCGCGGAATCTTCCTGATCGATCCAAACGGAGTCGTTCGCTGGTCAGCGATTCACGACTTGAGCGTTGGTCGAAACGTGGACGAAGTCTTGCGAGTTCTGGATGCATTGCAGACAGACAAACTCTGTCCATGTAACTGGAAGAAAGGCGAAGAGACTCTCAGCTAG
- a CDS encoding FAD:protein FMN transferase, giving the protein MTVPPDSNRRDFLTGRAAKREIRHAGDEIADAILDEPQEATAPIAGDTVRLETRAMGCGWSVILNPGAPRQVMVASDAFDRVRDAEQMLTIYRDDSEIAGVNKNAAERPVSISESLAEFLSKCSTLYRETHGCFDPATGRWIQLWKAARDENRIPTDQEVETALEQSGFQHVNLGDGSEITFERDLLLDFASIGKGYGIDEAAEHLRYEEIEAFLVHGGQSSLIAWGTHGGHDGWPVGLKNPLFTDQSYATILLKNVAMATSGSNIQYFRHEGRRYGHLLDPRTGWPASGLLSVSVLAPTATEADALSTAFYVMGLDNALKYCDDHPQVGAILVPPPSQGRHLEPHIRNIDPELIHFSSNIS; this is encoded by the coding sequence ATGACTGTCCCTCCCGATTCCAACCGACGCGATTTTCTCACTGGCCGAGCCGCCAAACGTGAGATTCGTCATGCGGGAGATGAAATCGCTGATGCAATTCTGGACGAACCACAAGAAGCGACTGCTCCAATTGCGGGTGACACCGTTCGTCTCGAAACGCGAGCCATGGGATGTGGCTGGTCGGTCATTCTGAACCCCGGAGCCCCGCGTCAGGTGATGGTCGCTTCCGACGCTTTCGATCGCGTCCGCGACGCGGAACAGATGCTAACAATCTATCGCGACGACAGCGAAATCGCCGGAGTGAACAAAAACGCCGCCGAGAGACCCGTCTCGATTTCGGAATCGCTCGCAGAGTTCCTCTCAAAATGCTCGACACTTTATCGAGAGACCCACGGATGCTTCGATCCCGCCACAGGTCGATGGATTCAACTCTGGAAAGCAGCACGGGATGAGAATCGAATTCCCACGGATCAGGAAGTGGAAACCGCTTTGGAGCAATCCGGATTTCAGCATGTAAATCTCGGCGACGGCTCAGAGATCACCTTCGAACGTGACTTGCTACTCGACTTCGCCTCGATCGGTAAGGGCTATGGCATCGATGAAGCTGCCGAGCATTTGAGGTATGAAGAGATTGAAGCGTTTCTCGTCCATGGTGGTCAAAGCAGCCTGATTGCATGGGGAACACATGGCGGGCACGATGGATGGCCTGTCGGCCTGAAAAACCCGCTGTTCACCGATCAATCTTACGCCACCATTCTCCTCAAAAACGTTGCGATGGCGACCAGTGGTTCAAACATCCAATACTTTCGCCACGAAGGACGTCGATACGGACACTTACTCGACCCTCGAACCGGCTGGCCAGCGAGCGGATTGCTCTCCGTAAGCGTTCTCGCCCCTACAGCCACAGAAGCTGATGCACTATCGACAGCTTTCTATGTCATGGGACTCGACAACGCATTAAAGTATTGCGATGATCACCCTCAGGTCGGGGCAATTTTGGTCCCACCTCCCTCCCAGGGACGCCACCTGGAACCACACATCCGCAACATTGATCCCGAACTGATTCACTTCAGCAGCAACATCTCCTGA
- a CDS encoding DoxX family protein translates to MKDLRRISWFAILLLVVLRVAIGWQLLYEGMWKYGTMSGPDPWTAEGYLKNAQGPFRDHFREMTGDPDDLNWLDYDRMSSKWYSWRDRFAEHYKLNPEQKAVLDILIDADANADSAPSEEPPFPPISVPLAALPESVNLKSFASVVEFDNGRLVALAPILPSEESKLKNLVSYVPGEGDAEEGDAVDPKLASEMAFYKAVEQLSTYSRRPIEAQLNELSRESRRKDSNVDAENLTAASSKLNSAVKRELPFRHRLAASLLGDPDNTGVIGRLNERGSFDYVMGTVTRQEEDEARHNVRFGKIEEYKKLLDEYEDTLTNASMQYQTDHAAMLSRKVAMTRNELVGPIRSLEKEMQTLALKLLTPEQLSHGALPPEDTPLYRADMMAMWGLLILGSLIIVGLFTRLSAFAAAVMVFSFYLVVPPWPGVPPAPGPEHSFIVNKNLIEVIALLAIAALPTGQWFGIDGFVSRLFFGSSDADKKKAAES, encoded by the coding sequence GTGAAAGACCTTCGGCGAATCTCGTGGTTTGCGATTCTCCTGCTCGTTGTGCTGCGCGTGGCGATTGGCTGGCAACTCCTTTACGAAGGAATGTGGAAATACGGCACAATGAGCGGCCCTGATCCGTGGACCGCAGAGGGATACCTCAAGAATGCTCAGGGTCCGTTCCGTGACCATTTCCGCGAAATGACAGGCGATCCGGACGACCTGAACTGGCTCGACTACGATCGCATGAGTTCCAAGTGGTATTCGTGGCGCGACCGTTTCGCAGAGCACTACAAACTGAATCCGGAACAGAAAGCCGTCCTCGATATTCTGATCGATGCAGACGCAAACGCCGATTCTGCTCCGTCCGAAGAACCTCCGTTTCCGCCGATCTCAGTTCCCCTCGCTGCACTTCCAGAGTCTGTAAACCTCAAATCTTTCGCGAGTGTCGTTGAGTTTGACAACGGGCGTCTCGTAGCACTGGCCCCAATTCTTCCGAGCGAAGAAAGCAAGCTCAAAAACCTAGTCTCGTACGTACCGGGAGAAGGAGACGCTGAAGAGGGTGACGCAGTCGATCCCAAGCTCGCTTCCGAAATGGCGTTCTACAAAGCTGTTGAACAGCTCTCGACATACTCTCGTCGACCGATTGAAGCACAGCTCAACGAACTCAGCCGAGAATCTCGTCGGAAAGATTCCAATGTCGACGCTGAAAACCTCACAGCTGCTTCCAGCAAGTTGAACAGTGCAGTCAAACGAGAACTCCCGTTTCGACATCGTCTCGCAGCGAGCCTGCTTGGCGACCCGGACAACACAGGTGTGATCGGTCGCTTGAACGAACGCGGGTCCTTTGACTACGTCATGGGGACAGTGACAAGACAGGAAGAAGACGAAGCACGTCACAATGTTCGTTTCGGAAAAATTGAAGAGTACAAAAAGCTGCTCGATGAATACGAAGACACTCTGACAAACGCATCGATGCAGTATCAGACTGACCATGCTGCCATGTTGAGCCGCAAAGTGGCGATGACTCGCAATGAGCTTGTCGGTCCGATCCGCAGCCTCGAAAAAGAAATGCAAACCCTCGCGCTGAAACTCCTCACTCCTGAGCAGCTTTCTCACGGGGCACTCCCTCCAGAAGACACCCCGCTGTACCGTGCCGACATGATGGCGATGTGGGGATTGCTCATTCTGGGCTCACTGATCATCGTCGGACTGTTCACCCGCCTATCAGCGTTCGCGGCGGCCGTCATGGTCTTCTCGTTCTATCTTGTCGTTCCGCCATGGCCAGGCGTTCCACCAGCTCCCGGTCCGGAACACAGCTTCATCGTGAACAAGAACCTGATCGAAGTGATCGCGCTGTTGGCAATTGCTGCACTTCCAACTGGCCAATGGTTTGGAATTGACGGCTTCGTCTCGCGACTGTTCTTCGGAAGCAGTGATGCTGACAAGAAGAAGGCTGCCGAGAGTTAA
- a CDS encoding sigma-70 family RNA polymerase sigma factor, producing the protein MASDLDALISRIRDHDEAALAEYVDLHRSQLLAFIDRRMREALRKKVDPVDVLQEVSVSCLGALKTIDLTDRDPFRWLCQQAERRIIDEHRRHFGAKKRSAHREVPLNSPRGSWSEKGLEDFLVASLTSPSHAFSKGQKELQLDTAMEQLSEDAQVALRLRYLDGLPSKEIAARLGKSDASVRILLSRSLKKLQKILSENEEFQTWILQNKPDDE; encoded by the coding sequence ATGGCCAGTGATCTTGATGCTCTCATCAGTCGGATTCGAGATCACGACGAGGCTGCCCTTGCCGAATATGTCGATCTGCACAGATCACAGCTTCTCGCATTCATCGATCGACGAATGCGGGAAGCACTTCGCAAGAAAGTCGACCCTGTCGATGTCCTGCAAGAAGTCTCCGTGAGTTGTTTGGGTGCACTGAAGACAATCGACCTGACCGACCGAGATCCGTTTCGGTGGTTGTGTCAGCAAGCTGAGCGTCGGATCATCGACGAACACCGGCGGCACTTCGGAGCGAAAAAACGCTCTGCTCATCGAGAAGTTCCTCTGAATTCTCCACGTGGGAGCTGGTCGGAAAAAGGGCTGGAAGACTTTCTCGTCGCCAGCCTCACCTCCCCGAGCCATGCTTTCTCTAAGGGCCAAAAGGAATTGCAACTCGACACCGCCATGGAGCAACTCTCAGAGGATGCTCAAGTGGCTCTGCGTCTTCGCTATCTCGATGGACTCCCGAGCAAAGAGATCGCTGCGCGACTCGGAAAGTCGGATGCGTCCGTCCGCATCCTGCTTAGTCGCAGCCTCAAGAAACTCCAGAAAATCCTCTCCGAAAACGAAGAGTTCCAGACCTGGATACTTCAAAACAAACCTGATGACGAATGA
- a CDS encoding sulfatase-like hydrolase/transferase — MEYQPHSSRDNFNILQGSLIRTCYTLLFSLCIQITSSAAEQPNILWISAEDISAHLGCYGDPHAITPSLDKLAEEGVRYSHAFTTAGVCAPCRSGIITGMYQTTLGTQHMRGNTNLPPQVRPFPILLREAGYFCTNNSKQDYQFKTPKETWDESSGKAHWRNRKNSNQPFFSVFNFTGCHESGIASTDKYETVTKDLSDSERQDADELTTFPPYYPETKEAREDWKRNYELITALDHFAADLIAQLKEDGLYEKTIIFFWSDHGVGLPRAKRWLYDSGTHIPLIVRVPEQFRVDGQAVPGSVSDQLVSSIDFGPTVLNLSDVSIPDVMQGIPFLGRNLPPARDYVFGARDRMDERYDIIRMVRDHRFKYIRNYEPLKTYYQYMNTPEKGATMMSLRDGHIAGTLSPEAEAYFASTKPVEELYDCEADPFELNNLANDPTYADTLKKLREVHLAWVKETRDLGLVAEPILVEREKELGHRYGVLRGDGANQAADQIAETANLASSGPKAIGELTAALDHEDSAVRYWAATGLGNIGLPASDSKGALEAHLDDESPVVQIAVARALSRMNSPEEALPVLTKQLADGEQWERLHAAIVLDEMDELARPAIDSMHAALKPRPDLYADGKYVVRVINRALNQLEGTDRTVP; from the coding sequence ATGGAATACCAGCCTCACTCTTCCCGCGACAACTTCAACATTCTTCAAGGCAGCTTGATACGCACATGCTACACGCTGTTGTTTTCTCTCTGCATTCAAATCACATCCAGCGCTGCTGAGCAACCGAACATTCTGTGGATTTCCGCTGAAGATATCAGTGCTCATCTCGGGTGTTATGGAGACCCGCACGCGATCACCCCGTCGCTCGACAAGCTTGCTGAAGAGGGAGTGCGATACTCTCATGCGTTCACTACAGCGGGAGTTTGTGCTCCCTGTCGCAGTGGAATCATCACCGGGATGTACCAGACGACTCTCGGCACACAGCACATGCGTGGCAACACAAATCTGCCTCCGCAAGTGCGTCCCTTCCCGATCTTGCTGCGAGAAGCTGGCTATTTCTGCACGAACAATTCCAAGCAGGACTACCAGTTCAAAACTCCCAAGGAGACTTGGGATGAGTCGAGCGGAAAAGCACACTGGCGGAACCGAAAAAACTCAAATCAGCCTTTCTTCTCTGTCTTCAACTTCACTGGATGTCACGAAAGCGGAATTGCCTCGACAGACAAGTACGAGACCGTCACGAAAGACCTGAGCGACTCAGAACGACAAGACGCCGACGAACTGACGACGTTTCCTCCGTATTATCCTGAGACAAAAGAAGCTCGCGAGGACTGGAAGAGAAACTACGAACTCATCACTGCTCTCGATCACTTTGCTGCCGACCTCATTGCTCAATTGAAGGAAGACGGCCTCTACGAGAAGACAATCATCTTCTTCTGGTCCGATCATGGAGTCGGCCTTCCGCGGGCCAAACGCTGGCTGTATGACTCCGGCACACACATTCCGTTGATCGTTCGAGTGCCTGAGCAGTTCCGAGTCGATGGTCAAGCGGTTCCTGGAAGTGTTTCCGATCAACTGGTCAGTTCGATCGACTTCGGTCCGACGGTCTTGAACCTGTCGGATGTTTCAATTCCCGACGTAATGCAGGGAATCCCGTTTCTGGGCCGCAACCTTCCGCCCGCACGTGACTATGTTTTCGGAGCCCGTGATCGGATGGATGAACGTTACGACATCATCCGCATGGTGCGTGATCATCGGTTCAAATACATCCGCAACTACGAACCGCTGAAAACGTACTACCAGTACATGAACACTCCGGAGAAAGGAGCGACGATGATGTCGCTTCGAGATGGCCACATCGCGGGGACTCTTTCTCCCGAAGCTGAGGCATATTTCGCTTCCACGAAACCCGTCGAAGAACTTTACGATTGCGAGGCAGACCCGTTCGAATTGAACAATCTGGCTAACGATCCCACGTACGCCGACACACTCAAGAAGCTGAGAGAGGTCCACCTCGCGTGGGTGAAGGAGACTCGCGATTTGGGACTCGTCGCCGAGCCGATTCTGGTCGAACGCGAAAAAGAACTCGGGCATCGATACGGAGTTCTCCGAGGAGATGGAGCCAATCAGGCTGCCGATCAAATTGCCGAAACTGCGAACCTGGCTTCGTCGGGACCGAAGGCAATTGGCGAGTTGACAGCCGCTCTGGATCACGAAGACTCTGCTGTCCGATACTGGGCAGCGACCGGGCTCGGCAACATCGGCCTGCCCGCCTCCGATTCGAAAGGCGCACTGGAAGCACATCTTGATGATGAATCACCTGTCGTTCAAATCGCAGTCGCCCGGGCGCTCAGCCGAATGAATTCACCGGAGGAAGCGCTGCCAGTCCTCACGAAGCAACTCGCGGATGGAGAACAGTGGGAACGCCTGCATGCAGCGATTGTTCTGGACGAAATGGATGAACTCGCCCGACCGGCAATCGACTCGATGCACGCAGCTCTGAAGCCCCGCCCGGACCTGTACGCCGACGGGAAATACGTCGTCCGCGTGATCAATCGCGCTCTCAATCAACTCGAAGGAACCGATCGAACCGTTCCATAA
- the holA gene encoding DNA polymerase III subunit delta: MHATELAQNIDDIKSASLIVLFGGELHLKSESLAIICKDILGTAPEDSLGLTRFSGKETEFRTVRDEMQTVSMFSTSKVVLVEDADDFVSANRPALEKLAEKAPGKSKLILDVAKWPGNTKLAKKTAKSGLVVECAELTGGRLNSWLVGRAKSEYEKQLSRDAAQLMGELAGTGLGLLDQELQKLSSYVGDRTQIGVDDVRKLVGGWKAETTWTMINAIRDDQIDTALNCLAKLLHAGEAPQKILGGINFVFRKFAEATERSRQGATLSSALKEAGVFFRDIESAERYLRRIRRPRAERILQKLTETDYGLKGGSMLAAPLQMESLILWLTGCIDDPE, from the coding sequence ATGCACGCCACTGAACTCGCCCAGAACATCGACGATATCAAATCGGCTTCGCTGATCGTTTTGTTTGGCGGTGAGTTGCACCTGAAGTCAGAGTCGCTGGCGATTATCTGCAAAGATATCCTCGGAACTGCCCCGGAGGACTCGCTGGGGCTGACGCGGTTTTCAGGAAAAGAGACGGAATTTCGAACGGTTCGAGATGAAATGCAGACTGTCTCGATGTTTTCAACTTCGAAGGTTGTCCTCGTGGAGGACGCCGACGATTTCGTCTCAGCGAATCGCCCTGCCCTCGAGAAGCTGGCCGAGAAAGCTCCCGGAAAATCGAAGCTCATTCTTGATGTGGCGAAATGGCCGGGAAACACAAAGCTGGCGAAAAAAACCGCGAAGTCCGGACTCGTCGTCGAGTGTGCTGAACTAACCGGCGGACGTCTCAATTCCTGGCTGGTCGGGAGAGCGAAGTCGGAATACGAGAAGCAGTTAAGTCGTGACGCAGCCCAGTTGATGGGAGAACTGGCGGGGACCGGGCTAGGATTGCTTGATCAGGAGTTGCAAAAGCTCAGCTCTTACGTGGGCGATCGAACACAAATCGGCGTGGATGACGTCAGAAAACTTGTCGGCGGCTGGAAGGCTGAAACGACGTGGACGATGATCAACGCCATTCGAGATGACCAGATCGACACTGCTCTGAATTGCCTGGCGAAGCTGCTCCACGCTGGAGAAGCCCCTCAGAAGATTCTGGGCGGAATCAACTTCGTCTTTCGAAAGTTCGCCGAAGCGACCGAACGGTCACGGCAAGGAGCAACGCTTTCAAGTGCCCTCAAGGAAGCGGGCGTTTTCTTTCGAGATATCGAATCGGCCGAGCGCTATCTGCGCCGAATTCGCCGTCCGCGCGCTGAGCGGATTCTTCAGAAACTCACAGAAACCGACTACGGATTAAAGGGCGGCAGCATGCTCGCAGCTCCACTTCAAATGGAATCACTCATCCTGTGGCTGACCGGTTGCATAGACGACCCCGAGTGA
- a CDS encoding cupin domain-containing protein: protein MKSIESSYQIVDFSTLPGTPCPCGTARRAFADVEDYPATVHVTEIADDARVHYHKHHTETYYILECGPDAKMQLNDEQVPIRPGMCILIPPGTRHRAIGQMKIINMVMPKFDPADEFFD from the coding sequence GTGAAATCGATCGAAAGTTCTTATCAGATCGTGGACTTTTCAACGCTTCCCGGAACCCCATGCCCCTGCGGAACAGCCCGCAGAGCCTTTGCGGATGTGGAAGACTATCCCGCGACCGTGCACGTGACCGAAATCGCTGATGATGCGCGGGTTCACTACCACAAGCATCACACCGAAACGTACTACATTCTTGAGTGCGGGCCGGATGCGAAGATGCAGCTCAATGACGAGCAGGTTCCGATCCGTCCCGGAATGTGCATTCTCATTCCGCCAGGGACGAGGCATCGCGCGATCGGTCAGATGAAAATCATCAACATGGTGATGCCAAAATTCGATCCCGCAGACGAATTCTTCGACTAA